ATGCAGGTTTGTTTGACTTAAACAACTTGCCAAAACTTGCTTTTGATCACGAAGATATAATAAAAGATTATCTAATGAACAGATAGGAGGGAAAACATGATAGAGTTTTGTCCAAAATGCAAAAACATAATGTTACCAAAAGGTGGAATGTTAAAATGTACAGTATGTGGTTATGAGATGGAATTGAAAGAGGAAAACACAACCTATGAATTTAAAGAGAAAATTGAACACAAACAACCAGAAGTTACCGTTATTGAGCAAGTTGATACCCTTCCAACAACACGTGTAGAATGTCCAAAATGTGGGCACATGGAGGCCTCTTGGTGGCTACAACAAACAAGATGCGCTGATGAACCAGAGACAAGATTCTATAAGTGTAAAAAATGTGGGCATACATGGAGAGAATACGATTAATCCTTTTGTATTAATCTATTTTTGATTTTTTGGAATTAAAACTATTTTTAGAATTTTGGCTGACTCATGCTATTACAATTATTAATTTATTCAAATATACAATTGTATTAAAAACTTTTCACAAAAATAGAGGTTGTCGAAAAATTATTTCATCAATGAATTTAAATATTACTCTCTAATACTAATAACTCTCATTAGTGTTAAAATATTATGAACGATTGCTACTGCTAAAGTAGCTCTACATCTACTTTCAGGTAGTTTTTCATTTAGAGTTAATCTAAATTTAGTTTTTAGCCCTCCAAATATCGCTTCTATTACCCCTCTAATTTTATACAGTTTCTTATCAAACAATTTTTTAACTTTCTTTCTGATTTTAGAAATACCGTAATCCCATTTAAACTCTTTTGTTTTAACTATTGGAATGAGGTCTATAGATAACAACTCTCTAAGTAAATCTTCATCATCGTAACCACCATCCAACAATATTATCGCACCTTTCACAAAATCTAAAGATTTTATCATTTTTAGTAAGTTTTTACTGTCTGAACTATATCCATTATCCCATTTTACCATAACAATCGAAATTAATCCATAATCTTTATAATAGCAAGCTAATACGTGCATTTTGTCAAAAACCCGATACTTTACCTTTTTTATTTCATTATTCACAACTCTGATTCTTTCACAATACACTCTTAATAAATGGACTCCAGTGGAATCAGCTATGTAAATTATAACCGATGATTTTAACGAATTAGCAATAATTAAGTGTAATCCAACGATTATTTTAGTTAAATCGCTTATTTTAATCCTCTGAAAAGCTTTTCCGTATGTGGAGCTATCTATATGCTTTTTATGTAAATAATCGGAAAGAGTTTCTAAATCTCTTAAACTAATTCTAAAAATGTGTTTTATTATTAGAGTAGCTAT
The sequence above is a segment of the Methanotorris igneus Kol 5 genome. Coding sequences within it:
- a CDS encoding transcription factor S, yielding MIEFCPKCKNIMLPKGGMLKCTVCGYEMELKEENTTYEFKEKIEHKQPEVTVIEQVDTLPTTRVECPKCGHMEASWWLQQTRCADEPETRFYKCKKCGHTWREYD
- a CDS encoding transposase, whose protein sequence is MSGRKTKRKGYWKAYDKRFKIFNIKYTYDFVSFIINILLPYKEKRKVGRPLAISYNEYIATLIIKHIFRISLRDLETLSDYLHKKHIDSSTYGKAFQRIKISDLTKIIVGLHLIIANSLKSSVIIYIADSTGVHLLRVYCERIRVVNNEIKKVKYRVFDKMHVLACYYKDYGLISIVMVKWDNGYSSDSKNLLKMIKSLDFVKGAIILLDGGYDDEDLLRELLSIDLIPIVKTKEFKWDYGISKIRKKVKKLFDKKLYKIRGVIEAIFGGLKTKFRLTLNEKLPESRCRATLAVAIVHNILTLMRVISIRE